The proteins below are encoded in one region of Amycolatopsis magusensis:
- a CDS encoding ArsR/SmtB family transcription factor gives MAAHPDLPAEQLLDVFKALANPVRLQVLQWLREPERHFPVEPGSADPHEVGVCVSHIQAKAGLAQSTISAYMASLHRAGLVQSTRVGKWTHYRRDEDRIAQLVDSLGRSL, from the coding sequence ATGGCCGCACACCCCGATCTCCCCGCCGAGCAGCTCCTCGACGTGTTCAAGGCGCTCGCCAACCCGGTGCGCCTGCAGGTGCTGCAGTGGCTGCGGGAACCGGAGCGGCACTTCCCGGTCGAGCCGGGCAGCGCCGATCCGCACGAGGTCGGCGTGTGCGTGAGCCACATCCAGGCGAAGGCCGGGCTGGCGCAGTCGACGATCTCCGCGTACATGGCTTCACTGCACCGCGCCGGCCTCGTGCAGTCGACCCGCGTCGGCAAGTGGACGCACTACCGGCGCGACGAGGACCGCATCGCCCAGCTCGTCGACTCGCTCGGCCGTTCGCTCTAG
- a CDS encoding GlsB/YeaQ/YmgE family stress response membrane protein: protein MLWTILGWLVFGLIAGFIARALVPGKDDIGCLPTILLGVVGSVVGGFLYGLFTGGFRGFEPAGWIGSVVGAIIVLVIFNKVTGRKRRSRR, encoded by the coding sequence GTGTTGTGGACCATTCTCGGCTGGTTGGTGTTCGGCCTGATCGCCGGTTTCATCGCGCGGGCACTGGTGCCGGGCAAGGACGACATCGGCTGCCTGCCGACGATCCTGCTGGGTGTCGTCGGCTCCGTGGTCGGCGGTTTCCTGTACGGCTTGTTCACCGGGGGCTTCCGCGGCTTCGAGCCGGCGGGCTGGATCGGGTCGGTCGTCGGCGCGATCATCGTGCTCGTCATCTTCAACAAGGTGACCGGCCGCAAACGCCGCTCCCGCCGTTAG
- a CDS encoding TetR/AcrR family transcriptional regulator C-terminal domain-containing protein, producing MNEKLVWFDEPAPPRTTEPLSRERIVAAAVDLADAQANGEITMRTLARELGVRSPMALYRYVGSKDGLADLMADHAYGLITVTGGEGWRPALRALGLSGWEVVQAHPWFARLAFSRPPLGPNAMALYDAALAELDALDLPAATRMGFISTVLGHVLGSGLALLEERTMRAGIGGATDEDLAEAAQPYLDRVAAEGRFPHFLKWFNDPEHEATPPQTFEKILDWLLDGLATEV from the coding sequence ATGAACGAGAAACTGGTGTGGTTCGACGAACCCGCGCCCCCGCGCACCACGGAACCCCTCAGCCGCGAGCGCATCGTGGCCGCCGCCGTCGACCTCGCGGACGCGCAGGCGAACGGCGAGATCACCATGCGCACGCTCGCGCGGGAACTGGGTGTGCGCAGCCCGATGGCGCTCTACCGCTACGTCGGCAGCAAGGACGGACTGGCCGATCTGATGGCCGATCACGCGTACGGCCTGATCACCGTGACCGGCGGCGAAGGCTGGCGGCCCGCGCTGCGCGCGCTCGGTCTCTCCGGCTGGGAAGTGGTGCAGGCGCACCCGTGGTTCGCGCGGCTCGCGTTCAGCCGCCCGCCGCTGGGCCCGAACGCGATGGCGCTCTACGACGCCGCGCTGGCCGAACTGGACGCGCTCGACCTCCCCGCGGCCACCAGGATGGGGTTCATCAGCACCGTGCTCGGGCACGTGCTGGGTTCCGGGCTGGCGCTACTGGAGGAACGCACGATGCGGGCGGGCATCGGCGGCGCCACCGACGAGGACCTGGCCGAGGCGGCGCAGCCGTACCTCGACCGGGTCGCCGCCGAGGGCCGGTTCCCGCACTTCCTCAAGTGGTTCAACGATCCCGAGCACGAAGCCACGCCACCGCAGACCTTCGAGAAGATCCTCGACTGGCTGCTGGACGGGCTCGCGACGGAGGTCTAA
- a CDS encoding FAD-dependent monooxygenase has translation MSGQRTPVLIAGGGLVGLTAALVLRHHDVDVTLLERRSTTSPQPKARRFHVRSMEVFRELGLAGLVHEAAKDLAGHDHMATGRTLAEAEQLPLWQPSGDGPEVEVSPEPPCLIAQDVLEPVLRKAAVEAGARVRFDTEMLGFDEDADGVTAKLHGEEIRARYLIAADGARSGIREALGITRSGRGAVGEPSVNVYFHADLADVVRGREFNLCRLTHPDAGGALASVDGRRRWVFMAAGGETDRDWPAVLRTALGVPVPDLEILSVLGWQAEMLVADRYSAGRVHLVGDAAHVMPPFAASGANTGIADVHNLGWKLAAVLRGEAAPGLLDSYDAERRPAGWFVADESTRRADTFLTGEEDPTLAHPYVLAAGGFQYRAGALVPDGSTEPTIDFAPAGRVGTRIPHRWLDDARTRSTLDLAGPEWTVTEFDGDRLLLRPDHVVAWRGSSAQGAEAVRARLLAGVSS, from the coding sequence ATGAGTGGACAACGTACACCCGTACTGATCGCCGGTGGTGGCCTCGTCGGCCTGACCGCCGCGCTGGTGTTGAGGCACCACGACGTCGACGTGACCCTGCTCGAACGCCGGTCGACCACGTCACCGCAGCCGAAAGCACGTCGCTTCCACGTCCGCAGCATGGAGGTCTTCCGCGAACTGGGGCTCGCCGGACTGGTGCACGAGGCCGCCAAGGACCTCGCCGGGCACGACCACATGGCCACCGGGCGCACGCTCGCCGAGGCCGAGCAGTTGCCGCTGTGGCAGCCGTCCGGGGACGGCCCGGAGGTGGAGGTGAGCCCGGAACCGCCCTGCCTGATCGCCCAGGACGTGCTCGAACCGGTGCTGCGCAAGGCCGCCGTCGAGGCCGGGGCGCGGGTGCGGTTCGACACCGAGATGCTCGGGTTCGACGAGGACGCCGACGGGGTGACCGCCAAGCTCCACGGCGAGGAGATCCGCGCGCGGTACCTGATCGCGGCCGACGGGGCACGCAGCGGAATCCGTGAAGCGCTGGGCATCACGCGCTCAGGTCGGGGCGCGGTCGGCGAACCCAGCGTGAACGTCTACTTCCACGCGGATCTCGCCGATGTGGTGCGGGGGCGCGAGTTCAACCTGTGCCGGCTCACCCACCCCGACGCCGGTGGCGCGCTCGCGTCGGTCGACGGGCGGCGCCGCTGGGTGTTCATGGCGGCCGGTGGGGAGACCGACCGGGACTGGCCCGCCGTCCTGCGCACCGCGCTCGGTGTGCCGGTGCCGGACCTCGAGATCCTCAGCGTGCTGGGCTGGCAGGCGGAAATGCTGGTGGCCGACCGGTATTCGGCCGGGCGCGTGCACCTGGTGGGCGACGCCGCGCACGTCATGCCGCCGTTCGCGGCCAGCGGTGCCAACACCGGGATCGCCGACGTGCACAACCTCGGCTGGAAACTCGCCGCCGTGCTGCGCGGGGAGGCGGCGCCGGGACTGCTCGACAGCTACGACGCCGAGCGGCGGCCCGCGGGCTGGTTCGTCGCCGACGAGTCCACCCGGCGGGCAGACACCTTCCTCACCGGTGAGGAGGACCCGACGCTGGCGCACCCGTACGTGCTGGCGGCGGGCGGATTCCAGTACCGGGCGGGCGCGCTGGTGCCCGACGGCTCCACGGAACCGACCATCGACTTCGCCCCGGCCGGGCGCGTCGGCACCCGCATCCCGCACCGCTGGCTCGACGACGCGCGCACCCGCTCGACCCTCGACCTCGCCGGTCCGGAGTGGACGGTCACCGAATTCGACGGCGACCGGCTCCTGCTGCGCCCGGACCATGTGGTCGCCTGGCGTGGTTCTTCGGCACAGGGAGCCGAGGCGGTGCGGGCCCGGTTGCTCGCGGGGGTGTCGTCGTAA
- a CDS encoding isocitrate lyase/PEP mutase family protein — MTTGKAALFRALHTGDPLLLANSWDVASARIAEAAGARAIATTSAGVAWSLGAPDGDRLDRDSALALIARIAAAVEVPVTADLESGYAGTPDGVTETVSRALEAGAVGINLEDGTRPVDDQCARIAAARKAGDEFFLNARIDTFLTGGDLESTLERAAAYLAAGADGVFVPGVVAPETVSALVNGVAAPVNVMVGPGAPPVAELAALGVARISLGAAISQAAYAVVHRSTRELLTGGTYTALAGSFDYGELNRLLS, encoded by the coding sequence ATGACCACCGGTAAAGCCGCACTCTTCCGCGCACTGCACACCGGCGATCCGTTGCTGCTGGCCAATTCCTGGGACGTGGCCAGCGCGAGGATCGCCGAAGCCGCCGGGGCGCGGGCGATCGCCACGACCAGCGCGGGCGTGGCGTGGAGCCTCGGCGCGCCCGACGGTGACCGGCTCGATCGCGACAGCGCGCTGGCGTTGATCGCCCGCATTGCCGCCGCGGTCGAGGTCCCGGTCACCGCCGACCTGGAAAGCGGGTACGCCGGCACCCCGGACGGCGTGACCGAAACCGTGTCGCGCGCGCTCGAAGCCGGTGCCGTCGGCATCAACCTCGAGGACGGCACCCGGCCGGTCGACGACCAGTGCGCGCGGATCGCCGCCGCTCGTAAGGCGGGCGACGAGTTCTTCCTCAACGCCCGGATCGACACCTTCCTCACCGGCGGCGACCTCGAGTCCACTTTGGAGCGGGCGGCCGCGTACCTGGCCGCCGGCGCCGACGGCGTCTTCGTGCCGGGCGTCGTGGCCCCGGAAACGGTGTCCGCGCTGGTCAACGGCGTGGCCGCGCCGGTGAACGTGATGGTGGGCCCCGGCGCGCCGCCGGTCGCGGAGCTCGCCGCGCTGGGCGTCGCCCGGATCAGCCTCGGCGCGGCGATCAGCCAGGCGGCCTACGCGGTGGTCCACCGGAGCACCCGCGAACTGCTCACCGGCGGCACGTACACCGCGCTCGCCGGGTCCTTCGACTACGGCGAACTGAACCGGCTGCTCAGCTGA
- a CDS encoding YybH family protein, which yields MPDTEAIRQTIANAEKHQNDLEEFVDLHTADALIVNIAGRRVLGRDAIREAMAHALATPLAKVLTKTEIVDIGFTTPDVALVSCVKRIFDEREESGGLPARGSLTYVVVREGDDWKIAFAQTTPVLS from the coding sequence ATGCCGGACACCGAGGCGATCCGCCAGACCATCGCGAACGCCGAGAAGCACCAGAACGACCTGGAAGAGTTCGTCGACCTGCACACCGCCGACGCGCTGATCGTCAACATCGCCGGTCGCCGCGTGCTCGGCCGCGACGCGATCCGGGAGGCGATGGCGCACGCGCTCGCCACCCCGCTGGCGAAGGTCCTGACCAAGACCGAGATCGTCGACATTGGTTTCACCACACCGGATGTCGCACTCGTCAGCTGCGTCAAGCGGATCTTCGACGAGCGCGAGGAGTCCGGCGGCCTGCCGGCCCGGGGCAGCCTGACCTACGTGGTGGTGCGCGAAGGCGACGACTGGAAGATCGCCTTCGCGCAGACCACGCCGGTCCTCAGCTGA
- a CDS encoding TetR/AcrR family transcriptional regulator — protein MTKHGRKAEAERNDEALLRAAREVLAVEGAHASVAAIAARAGVGIGSLYRRYRTKEELFQRLCVIALDDYLRAAEEGLADEDPWEGLAHYIRTAIEIGPGSLAPLAGMIEITEEMADKNARSDEAVAALVERAHRAGVLRPDVTMVDLALLVEQLAKSPLLDQLGNQGRTDLIEAARDARARINAIALDGLRATAAHPLPGEPPSYALFSDRWER, from the coding sequence ATGACGAAGCACGGGCGGAAGGCCGAAGCCGAGCGCAACGACGAGGCGCTGTTGCGGGCCGCGCGCGAGGTGCTCGCGGTCGAGGGCGCGCACGCGTCGGTGGCGGCGATCGCCGCGCGCGCCGGGGTCGGCATCGGCAGCCTGTACCGCCGTTACCGCACCAAGGAGGAACTGTTCCAGCGCCTGTGCGTGATCGCGCTGGACGACTACCTGCGCGCCGCCGAGGAAGGGCTCGCGGACGAGGACCCGTGGGAAGGGCTCGCGCACTACATCCGGACCGCGATCGAGATCGGCCCCGGTTCGCTGGCGCCGCTGGCCGGGATGATCGAGATCACCGAGGAGATGGCCGACAAGAACGCACGCTCGGACGAGGCGGTGGCCGCACTCGTCGAGCGTGCGCACCGGGCGGGCGTGCTGCGGCCCGACGTGACGATGGTCGACCTGGCGCTGTTGGTCGAGCAACTCGCCAAGTCGCCGCTGCTCGACCAACTCGGCAACCAGGGCCGCACCGACCTGATCGAGGCGGCGCGCGACGCCCGGGCCCGCATCAACGCCATCGCACTGGACGGCCTGCGCGCGACGGCGGCCCACCCGCTCCCAGGCGAGCCGCCGAGCTACGCCCTGTTCTCAGACCGCTGGGAACGCTAG